The window CGATTTAAGTGACCTTTCAATTTCGAAAGCACGCTTAACCTGGCACAGTGGAATATGAGAATGGAATGTATCAATAAGTTGTTTTGTCGATGTCATTCTTGCTCTCCTTGATGAACTGAGAACAGAATGATTGAGTGCACTGCACTCGCAACAACTAATTAATTAAATCGTCCAATAAATTATCGAACTCGTTCGCTTCGAGGTATTGCTGGCATATCAGTGACTGATACTTGGATAGAACAGGATGTTCAGTTTGAAGGGAAGATGCTGCTTCATAAGCCTTTTCAAGATCGCCATTTAAGTAATATAGCATCATGGTTTCGCCATCACTCAATACAGCACTTTGAGCTAGCAGAGCTTGCATAACACTGGTGATATTACCAATCGATAATTGTGGGAGTTCATAGAATGGATTTGGTAGGCGATTTTCCGACAACGAAACACTCGATTTCATTATGTTAATAAACTGCTCCAGTGCTTCAGATTGGATACCTACACCAATAATGGATTGTCGACCAGCTAAAATAACGTTTAAAAATTCGGCAGCCTCCATACGCTTACCACTATCGGTAAAGATAGCCTTAACACGTTTGCTATCGGCAAAAAAACCTTGCAGCAACACTGCATTGTGAAACTTATTTAGACTTTCGCGTGCTATGATCAAATGGTTTTTCTCTGAACCAATCCCCATCTGTTCTTTGTTGACGATAAGAAAACCTTTACTTCGTACAAGCGGGTAAACAAGATCTTTAAATGATTTGTGCTCAGACAGTTCAACAGAAAACAACTTTCTTATCGCGTCAGGAGGTGACAATCCATCATATTTCACAAGACAACCTTAACAACTTTTTTTCAGATGGTGGGTTTTCTTCAAGAGCGTATTTCGCAATAAATTCCGCTCGCTTAAACCAATCAGATCGACACTGATACTCACTTTTTGCGTACTGCTCTATCACACCCAAACAGTAACCTGCCCTTAAACTTTCGGATAACGAAGTAGTTTGGGCAGCTAACAGATGCTTTTCATTTTTGGACGCGTATATGTTAATTAACTCTGTGCAACTATCTGTTAATGAAAGAGATTTGGCTGAGGTAATTACTGGCACTAGCAAAAGACCAAGAGCAATGATAGAGGTGTTTTTACGTAGCATTCTAGATATCCGATGTTGTTTTTGGGGATTGCTCCTGCGAAGTAGCATTGTTCTTGTCGCTACTGTCATATCCATTTAGAGCTTGAGAATAAGTAACCTTTGTCCTTTTCTTCTTGCTGGGCACTGCTATGTATAGGCTTAAAAGAATACAAGCAAACGCAAACATCTGGCTATAGTTCTCACCATGAAGCATTGCCCAGTTTAGATATTCAGTCCCCTCTAGCAAATCAGAGAAAGCTACAACACTTGCGGCCAACCAGACGAATAGTACAAATCTGCCATACCAGATTAAAGGCATGGATAGAATATTCCACCAACGCTCACTAGTTTGACGCGTGTAGAAGATATATCGCCTTAAAAGAACTAGAGCTAAGACGGCGAACACAACCTCGATAGTTGATATGTCGGATAAACCCTCTTGGTGTTCGAAAATATTGCTAAGCTCCAACCATAAGGATGTCAGTGCCATTCCCGCTAGAGTTATGAACGAACATACGTTGAGTAGTGTTGCCACTACTCTCCCTACTGCCCAATCCAATTCAAATAACAGATGGAGAGAGCCTACCGATTTTTCAGGCTCATTGATTCGTACTTGCTGTTGCTGTTCTACGTTTGATCTATCCATGATTCAGAGAGAAAGAAGTAAATTTGATATTCCATCAGTTTAACAAGCTCATCCGATAAATGTAACAGCTTTTCTTTTACTTTCAGAAGGTTCTGACCGTTTTCAGGCAAGAACACATTGTAGAGGCCGACTGCAATTGGCTATTTTGTTGGAGGACTTATCTGACTGCGTTTCGACTATGGTGACATTACTTTAATTAAGCTAAATAATTCTTCGTTGATATTCCTAACATCAGAGATAAAAATGTCATATCTCTGCCTCTCTAACCAATTGGGAGAAGCCTTGGGGCAGAACTGATTAAGGGTAACCTGCTAGATCTAGTCACATTGGGGGAAATGAAACCCACAGGTTGCATTCAGACTAATTCAGCTTAGTAACTAACTCTATTAATATTATTTCAACCGAGGCTGCGTACAATAGCGCAGCCCTATAAGAAATGACTCTGCCTTAATGGCTTTCTTCAATCAATCGCTTGATGGTTTTACCCATATTTACAGTGAGGCAGCAATCAAGTGGCAATAGTGGGGACTGTTCTGCATTTTCAGTTACTACCTCTATTTTATAAACAAAATCGTTCTTTTTTAGCCATTCAATGACGCCAGTCTCAACCTCAACTTGTACCTCATTATCAAGCAAGTACGCGGCAATTAGAGGTGTGTCAGCATCATGATATCGAACAAAAAACTGGTGCTCTCCTTCCATCAGATTTACGGCAAAGCGATTTTGTTCGCCACCAAAGGTCAGGTTAATGTTGTCATTAGTGAAAACAAGTGTGTCAGATGTGCCCTTAAACTCACTGAGTACAGGTTGATAACTCATATAGAACTCCATTTTTACCATCGAATCGGAATGTGTGACTCCATATGTGGCGATTTTGAATGCCAGTGGGTAAACAATTTGCTGATTTATATAATTTTTACTGCTACTTAAATTCCATTTTAGAACCTAAGGTCAAACTCAATTATGAGTCATAAACTTAAAAAAGCGATATGTATTCTGTCTGATACTCATTTGTAGGTAAACGTAAGTTTGAGCCAAAAACCTTAAGGGAGCTTTTCAAGCTCATCACTTGATACGGAAATCAGTTGATGAAATCTGCTACTATTTTCAACAGCTCAGACGCAGGTCTTGCAGACACGGCATTTTTGTAAACAATAATTTTATCGCCATATTGGACAATAAGGTTCCCTTCATCACTTAGTACAAGTGATGCGACAACCTTCTCCCCCATATCTTCGTGTATTATGCGTTGTATGTCTTCAAAAATCATATCGTACCTTATGAACTAAACCTAAAATTCATTAAACGTTCATACAGATAACCTAATGGCATCAAAATATGCTCCCGAAAAATATGAGTGACCAACGATAAATATGTCATACTTGATCGTCACATCTCCGCCAAGGTTTGTTTGATCTATATGGGCTTTCAGGTAATGCTTACAACTGATTAGCCAGTGACTTAAAAGCTGTTGGGAAGACGTTTGGATAGTTAGTTCAAACTCGGCAAAATTACCTTGCAGTCTCACTTTGTCGACAGTAAAAAAATGCAAAGCATTATTATCCAACAGACTAAGTTCGTAGATTAATTCGTCCATAAATTTTTCCCATCTAAAAGATTTAGGCAGGCTGATTACTTTGTGTGCCTGCCTAACAATATTTATCTCTTAATTTGTACGTTACTTTGCTTTTGAATTCGTTTTGGGGTTGGCCCTTTAGGTACACACGGAACGGTAAATGGCTCGTTTATGTTACCAGCAGCGGGTAACGGAGTATTGTTTCCGTGTTCATCTTTTTTATATCGAGCCACTCGGCGTACGCTGATTTTATTACCAGCAATAGGTAGGCCTAAATGAGCATTCCACCCTTTAAAGATTGCGGATAACTTACAAAGGAGGGAGTAGGAAGTCGACTCGTGCACTATTGATTGAAGATAGTTTCGCACCTGATATTCGATATCATCCTCAGAATTCAATCCTAATGATGAGATAACACGAATGAGATAGGTTTCTGGGCAAAGTGGTAATTCATCGCATTCATAGTCAGACAACTGCTTTTTAATTAGATAGTGTGCAAAAGCATATATTGCCTCTGATGCTTGGCATTCTCTTCTATGTTTTTTGACATTCTCAGCTATAAAATGAACCGACAACGCTAACTCGTTATGTTCCTCAACATATGCCAAGATCTCAGCGGGCTGGAAAGCGGTTCCTTGTGTTCCACGAAAGGCAAACGGGTTTCTGGTCATATCAAAAGATTTAGCGAGCATTGCGACGCGAGAAAGCACAGAAGCGCTGACCGTGACTCCTGCCATTTCAAGCACTTGTGCTCTAGAACGCATATTTCCCACATCAATGTGTGCAAAACTAAGGTCATCTGTCACCCCATAGGTGATAGGGGCAATAAAGCCCGTTCCAGCCTCACATGCAGCTTCTAGTCGGTGATGGCCGTTAAGAATCTCACCATCATTAGAAATGATGATAGGTTCGCCTGTGAGGCACCATTCACCCGCCCTCATTGCTTGTGCATATTTTCTGACTTTTGTTTTGCTAAGTCGACGGTTCTTATGGTTTTCATTTACTACCCCTCGGCTAGAGAACTGCAACATATCTCTAGCTAATTGAGGGCTAATATAAATTTCAATATGCCTGAGAGTGGTATGTACAACTCTTACCCCAGAATAATACCTAGAGTTTTCCTTAAAGATCTCTTCTAGTTGAGCGGCTGAAAGTGTTTCTGTAGATTTTTTTAAAAGGTTGGTTGAGCTAGCTAAATAACTAGTTCTTCCACCTTCGTCAAAACGCTCTACTAGTCTATCTACAATTGAACTTTCGAGAGCCTCATTAGTTATTTCATCGGAGTTCCCGACACGTTTGTCTGTCATGTGTATTGTCCTTTGCTTTGTTGATGGCAACATAGCGCGTAAGAATTCAAACCAAGTTGTTTGTATTTCTCATTATTGATCCGACAAACATGTCGGATCAATAACTTTTTGTGAATTAAACTGCGATAAACAAGATTTCGGACATAAAGAATTGAAAGCTATAGAACAAAAAATTAGTGGAATGATGCTTTCGACTAAGGGAAAAACGTTTAAAACTCTGGTTACATCCATGCCTATGGTTGAGATTGACGCATATTTTTCTGCTGAGAATGTAAGATCAGAATTGAAGTGGATTATTGATGCAGCAACTAACGCCACAAATGTAGATAAAGTGAAAGCCATTCAGGCCGAGCTTGAGAGCAGAGCTGTTGAAGATATGGTTTTTTCCCCCCTCTCTTTGACCTTTGCAGTTAAGGGGAAGCCTACATTCTCTGGCTCATCTTCTAGCCTTTCGACGCTGTCTTTCAATTCTAGTAATACTTATATTGTTGGCAATTTACTTACATTTATTGCTATTTGCAGAATGCTAGGGATTAAGACTTTTCTGTTTAGCTCAAGGCTAAGTGCGAAAGAAATCTATCAAAAAAGTCTAGCTAGACAACGGTTAGCAATGGAGAATGTTGAAGTTCGCGTCATTTTCGATGATGAGAAAGGGTTAGAGGCTACAGATATCGTTCATTTGTTTAAAAAAAGTAGTCTTTTCGACTCGGCTTTAAACCTTCCTCACGTTAGCGAAGGCGACAGTTTGTCAAATGAAGATGATTTCCCTTTACGCCCATTTATTCTCCGGTTAATCGAAGAAACTAAAATGAATTCTTATGGTGGTGTAAGCTTTGACACCAAGCATGTAAAGGTATCTGAAAGTAGTATCACCACTCAATATATTCTGTTTAAGTTGATCGTAGGTGCAGTTGCTGGTGCTAGTAAGCAAGAATATAGCAAGATGTCTAAAGACCTAACCTTAGAAAATGGAAGAAGTATAACTTCAGTTCTAACTGATGGTTACATTAAGAATATATCTGCGTTCATATCAGGTTGGCTTGAACCCTTGAAAGCATCCTTTAAAAGTAATCGTTCCGGGTATCAATTATCCCCACAAGTATGGCAATCATTAGGCTTAGTCATTCATCGCTTAATTAATGATGGAATATCAATCGAAGAACTCACAAATGCAGGACGAGCATTGGGGAGCCTTGACTACAGCAAAAATGCTAAGCATTGGAAAAGCTGCCCTGTGATGGAACTAGATTCTCAGGGGCGTATTTATAAAAACGCAGCAAGCTCAACGCGTTTATTTAGAATAGGTTTGCAGGAATACTTCTTAAAAGTTATCAATGGTATGACTTGCCTGCCGTAGAAAGATTATGTAAGTGGCTTAACTACATTTCATTTTTTGGCACTAATATGGGTCAATAAACTAACATCGTATCCACCCCGCAGGATCATGGTTGCTAACGAAACTGCCGATGTTTTGCATAGAATGTCAAAACACTCAGACCATGAAGCTCGTAGAACACAAGTTAGTCACGCTAGAATAGTGAACTAGGCCCATATTAACCAAGTAAATTTGAATATGGTCATTTGTTTACATTAATACCTATTATTGATTAGATATATACGATTACACTCATTACCTATACAAGGGGAGGCTAACAATGCAAAAAATGTCCGCCAATTTTTTAAGACAGTTGCCGCCAGACCTTATGCATAGTGTATTAAGCTACAATCACCTTACACATACAAAAAGATCTGTCCGAACTAAAGGTGACTTGCCGACACCCGTTAAGTATTACAATCCAGAAATCGCGAAAGAGTATAAGAAGATTGAAGCCGCTGCAGAGCAAAAGCTTTTGTCGATGCTCCCTGAAGAGTTTCATGAAGACTTTGCCCCATTTCTGCTCTCTCACTCTGCGCACGAAGAGGATGCTAAGATCGTCAAACAAGCCGACTCCATTTGTGCCTACCTTAAGTGCTTAGAAGAATTGAGTGCAGGAAACCACGAGTTCGCTTTAGCGAAAAAGCGACTCGAAGTAACACTACAAGAGCGTCAAACACCAGAAATGGATTACTTTCTGACTACCTTTGCACCAAGCTTTGAGTTGTCACTGGATGAAATCAGTTAAGTCTATAGCTACAGGAGAGATTCGTGTCGTTTGAATTGCACTCACAATGGCTGCAACGCCATGATGATGAACATAAGATCCGTCGAGATGACCATCGAAGCCCTTATCAGCGAGACAGAGCCCGAATCCTGCACTCTGCCGCTTTCCGTCGCCTGCAGGCTAAAACACAAGTTCACGGCAACAGTTTGGAAGACTTTCACCGTACCCGATTAACCCACTCACTTGAAGCGGCTCAGCTAGGAACAGGAATCGTTGCGCAGCTGAAAAAGAAACAAGCGGAATTCCGCGATCTCTTACCATCAGACAGTCTTATTGATTCGCTTTGTCTGGCTCACGATATCGGCCATCCACCTTATGGGCATGGCGGTGAAATTGCGCTGAATTACATGATGCGAGAACACGGCGGCTTTGAAGGTAATGCACAAACTTTTCGTATCGTGACCAAGTTAGAGCCGTATACGGAACACTTTGGCATGAACTTGTCACGACGCACGCTGCTCGGTCTGATCAAGTACCCAGCCCTGATAAGCCAGACTCGCTCAACCGTTTTACCCGCGCCAGCCGAGCATCAGAGAAAGCTCAAGGCACACGAATGGTACCCTGCGAAAGGAATATACGACTGCGACAAAGCCCTGTTTGACTGGGTTCTTGAGCCTCTTACAGACAATGACAAAGCTCAACTTGGCCAAATGCGTTATGAGCCAGAATCCGACTTAGAACACAGCAAAACACGCTTTAAATCGCTTGATTGCTCCATCATGGAGCTCGCGGATGATATTGCCTACGGGGTCCATGACCTGGAGGATGCGATCGTCCTCGGGATGGTGACTCGCCAGCAGTGGCAGGAAGGCGCTGCCAGCCAGTTAGCCGATTGTGGTGACCCTTGGTTTGAGACACATATCGACTCCATTGGCCAAATGTTATTTAGTGGTAAACACCACGAACGAAAAGACGCGATTGGCGGTTTGGTCAATGCTTTGCTCACCAGTATTTCAATTAAAGCTGTGGATGTCGCCTTCACGAGTCCGCTGCTGGCTTGGAATGCTTGTTTGGAACCACAAACAGCAAAAGCACTCGATGTGCTAAAACATTTTGTTAGCCAATACGTTATTCAGGTTCCGCAAGTACAAATTGTGGAGTACAAAGGCCAACAGATCATCATGGATATCTTTGAAGCACTGACGGCGGCGCCTGAACGTTTGCTTCCAATGCATACCAAGGCACTTTGGTGTCAGGCTGGCACTGAAAGCGACAAAATGAGGGTCATTGCTGACTACATATCTGCCATGACCGACAGCCACGCGCAGAAACTGCATCGACAATTATTCTCATCGATCGTCCTTTAGTCGTTATTATCCTTCAGATAATTCTTTTCAAAAACGCCTGGAGGCATCTGGGCAATTTGAAACTCAATCATCTGTTCAAACACATTCAGCAGAGACGTAAAATCCTGTTTAGGTTCAAGTATGCTTAGAGCATAAAAACCCGCTTCTACCGTTGATAAGCTGTTCTGAGAAGGCGCTTTTCGAATCGTATACCCTCCC is drawn from uncultured Vibrio sp. and contains these coding sequences:
- the yfbR gene encoding 5'-deoxynucleotidase, translated to MHSVLSYNHLTHTKRSVRTKGDLPTPVKYYNPEIAKEYKKIEAAAEQKLLSMLPEEFHEDFAPFLLSHSAHEEDAKIVKQADSICAYLKCLEELSAGNHEFALAKKRLEVTLQERQTPEMDYFLTTFAPSFELSLDEIS
- a CDS encoding anti-phage deoxyguanosine triphosphatase, with amino-acid sequence MSFELHSQWLQRHDDEHKIRRDDHRSPYQRDRARILHSAAFRRLQAKTQVHGNSLEDFHRTRLTHSLEAAQLGTGIVAQLKKKQAEFRDLLPSDSLIDSLCLAHDIGHPPYGHGGEIALNYMMREHGGFEGNAQTFRIVTKLEPYTEHFGMNLSRRTLLGLIKYPALISQTRSTVLPAPAEHQRKLKAHEWYPAKGIYDCDKALFDWVLEPLTDNDKAQLGQMRYEPESDLEHSKTRFKSLDCSIMELADDIAYGVHDLEDAIVLGMVTRQQWQEGAASQLADCGDPWFETHIDSIGQMLFSGKHHERKDAIGGLVNALLTSISIKAVDVAFTSPLLAWNACLEPQTAKALDVLKHFVSQYVIQVPQVQIVEYKGQQIIMDIFEALTAAPERLLPMHTKALWCQAGTESDKMRVIADYISAMTDSHAQKLHRQLFSSIVL